The Oryza sativa Japonica Group chromosome 11, ASM3414082v1 DNA window CAAACCAAGGTGAATTAGAAGGTGGGGATTTGCAACAAATCTTCTTATAGGGGGGCATCTCAAACTTAGAGTGATATTTGGGgtggtttttgcaattttccctaTTTGTTATTATTTTTACATCACTTCAAATATTTTTCTCGACTTTAGGTTAGGGAAGGAACAAAATTCCACATTGAGGGATCTACGTGACAatggtggtggactggtgggtAATGCCGTGGTGGTGCATTAGGGTGTGGAGTATAGAAAATGGGGGGtatttaactttttgccacttttaagatgtggcaattaatcATTTGTCGCTCGCTGTCTATAACATGTGGGCTCAAATGTGTATCTAATGGTAAATCTTTTATCACCTCTCGTAATTAATTATTCAAGAAAATGGTAGCCATCGAATCTGCCCTGCACGAATCTCAAtgctcccctccctcctgttCGGCACAGACCCCGCTCGACGCCcgtcccctctccctctcccctttcgcgcgccccgccccgccccgccggTGCAGCAGCTTGCTTCCAGAAGCTTCCAGAAATGGAAACCCGGCCACCGCCCACCGGCGTACGACGCCTTCCGCTGCGTGGGCCCCCCTTctcccgtgggccccacatcccCAACTCAAAAGAGAAAAGCAGAAACCGCCTCTTgttgcctccctccctccctcgccgagtcgccgccggcgctccccttcccctcccctccccggaATTACTTGCTCCCCACGCAATCCCCCACCTCCCACCTCCACCTCATTCCCCAATCCAATCCGCCTCGGCATTTCGCCGAacacctcgcgcgcgcgcgctcctctcctctcctctcctcccctcccgctctGCTGCTTCGGCGTCGTGACGCGCTGCCATGGAGCGGCCGAGCAACCGGGACTGGTCGGACTGCGACCCGACGTTCTCCGCGGAGGCCAACGCGGCGATCCGCGCGCTGCGGGacacgggcgcgggcgcggacgcgcgcgcgcgccggctcGCGGCGAGGCTCGTCGAGAGGTACCCCGGCTCGCCGCTCGCCCACACCATCCTCGCGGAGGGGCACCGCGTGCGGGGGCGCCTGGAGGGGGCGAGGTCGAGCctcgagcgcgcggcggcgctcgcgccGGGGTGCCCGCGCACCGCCTTCatgctcgccgccgtgctcacGCGGATGGGCCTGTTCGACGAGGCGATGGAGGTGTGCGACCGCAGCCTCCTCGTGCCGCAGCCCACCGACCCGGCGCGCCACCTCCCCTACCGGAGGAAACGCATCGTCCCCAAGGACGCGGAGCATAGGATCGCTTATACCCGACAAGGGATCCGTCGGCTGCGTCTCGGGGCCGAGAAGTGCAGGCGAACCGCGGTTCCACTTCCACCGGAGTCCGCGTTGCCCGCGCCGGACTGGCCGCCGGAAAGCGCCGAGGCCAACCTCCAGGTGGCTCGCGATCTCTGGCGCGGCATgagcgaggaggagcagcaagCCTTCCTGAAGGTGAGCTTTCAAGATATGAAGTCGTACTGCCGCTCAGGAGGGGAGCTAGAGATGATAAGTTTGCTCTCGGATGCCGAGCACGACCAGTTCGTCAAGTTATCTGCGTCGTCTTCGTGTTGGACTTGCCCTTTGTGCGGGTTCAAAATTATCCTTGATGAAGAGCGCTTCATGGTGCACATGGAGAACTTTCACATTGAGCATGAGGAGTACAAAAAATTGCGGTCATCATTACCTAAAAGAATCCCTGACAATGAGATGGAGCTTCTCAAATCATGGAGATGGGAACCGATGCCAATCGATGGAGATGATTTGGCAGAGAGGACAGAGATCTTGAGCAAGCTTAAGAAACTTGTTTCTCAGCTCATTGATATGGAGGCCGTCTCTCTGTGCCTTCTGTATATCATGCACAAGTTCATAATGAGGCGGGTCAGGCCGGTGACACCATTGGTAGTATCCATGTGCGCGTGCTGTGGGATCAGACAGTTGAGTTCTGCGCACCTCAAGGAACTGTATGAATTTCTCCAGAAGCTTACACCTATCCTTGCAGATTATGTACATCAGAAGGCTCAGAATGGTGAACAAGAGAGCCAGCAGGATTCGCTTGCTGTGACTACCTGGTTGAAAGAGACAGGCACCTTGTCTTTTGATTATGGGAAGATTGTGTCAAGAAACACTGATGGTTCTAGCAACCCAGATGAAATTGTTGATGGTCTATTCCACGAATCTTTGCTTGAGGATCCCTTGGTATCATGGGGTGGTGTGTGGCAAAGATGTCTTGATCTTGGACCTGATATCCTTAACAAGATAAGTGAAGCATTGAATAAACTGAAGGTTAACTGCAGCTCATGTGAAGAACTAAAACAAAAACTCGGAGATGTTTATTTCCTTCCTGACGCAATCTTTGAGACTGATATTGACGTCAAGCCTTATTTTGATGATGGGGTATCACCTTCCTTTTTACTGCATTCTGTTTGCTCTCCAGTTCTGTTAAAATGCATTTTAAACTTGTTGATCAATGCTGAAATCCCACTTGCTGTATTTGCAGATTGGCTCTGTACAAGTTGAAATGCTATTAATTGATGCTGAGGTAGATTACCAGAAGAAAATGCTTTTGGAAGCCTGTAAAGTGGATTATCTTGCAGCCATTTTACCTATTGCAAAGGCTTGCCTTCGGGTTAGTACAGTACTTCTATCACCAACTGAACTCGTATTCACTTTTTCCATAACTTTTTCTTATGTATGATATTTAATGTTGACAGGCCAAAATGAATAATAACCTTCGTCCACCAAATGGTCTTGAACTACAAGCACCTTTGAATATTATTCTCCGGGTAACTTGTGTTTGCCTCGTTCAGTTTTTTATATTTAGCTATTGGTTTACTTTTCTCTAATTTTCTCTGACTATCTGCAGTCTTTGTGGCACATAAGGCGATTCCATGATACTCTCCAGAAGATACCATCTAAATGCACTGATGTTAAAGATGGAAACTCTCAAATTGGGAAGACATTGTGTAAAATCTTTGATTCTTGGGATAATGAGAAAGCGGGCAAACCATGTGACCCGTGTGATTCAACAAGATTTGCAGATTTTACAAATTCTCTGGTTTATAAAAAGGTCTGTTGCGTTCACTATTTGTCCCACCTATCTAATTGCAAATCTGTGGCCTCCAGCAAACAGTAACAACGTTCTTTTGTAACCAAATTGTAACCGTCTCCATGTTGTCTACACTCTACTCTTAGATCTTAGTTATATCAGATAAGTTGTTAATATAAATAAAGTGGATGAGCTTCTATTCCTTATGCTTGTTCTGACTCCATTGTCCCCTTGAGCAACTCTTTTGGCCATTTTGTGCACCTCAATCTGCAGTTCTTTGGAGTAGATTAGATTAAAATCCTGTTTTTCTGGATAGAATATGACAGATTAAATTCTGCTGATGATCCTGTCACTAATTTGATCCATGAATCACCTTTATGTTGTCTCTAGACTACAGACCAAGTTCTGTTCCACATGCATTTCTGAGTGCATATTGACTGTAACATACATTTTTTTGTGCCTCTTGCTGTCATAGGCTCGTAGCTAATCAGTAAATCGGTTGTTGTTTGCAGGATGGACAAAGGAAAACTGCAATTGACATTGTGAAATTTATCTTTCGGAGGCTGCACTCATCACAAACTCCTTTGCATTTTGAGTTTAAGGGTGAAACTTTGGACCATCAAACACCAGTCGAGCCATCCTTCCTGGGTTGTATATGCCTAGTGCATGATCTTTTTGGGTTGCACATTTATGAAAATAAATTCAACTGTGTGAATGAGGTGTACACCGAATATCAGTATACTACATTCCTCCACAGCATTGATTTGGGTGCTGTTGGAAAAACTAAGGTGCGCACTGCACAGTGTATCCATTTCTCCTTTCCCTTTTTATGTATTTGGTTCAATTAGTTAGTAAACTAACATCTTTTCACTTATTCAGGTGGAATCTTTCAGTGAACTCTTGAAAGCTCGGAAGTCCAGGATTGAAAGTTGTGGGCATATGGTTTCCCAGTACTCTCTTGAATGTCCACCACGTTTGTTCATGACCGGTAGGGTTGTCTTTTCGACTAATATTCAGAATGTAATTATGTATATATCTTTCCTCTATTTAGGAGAAAAATGTAGGTCAATTAAAGGAATCATGTGATCAGTATGCCATATGATTTTTTATTGCTGAAAACCAAATCAACTATTGAATATAAACATACCATATGTGCTAGTGTAATGATAATACAAAGTAATTAATGCCATGACATACTCCTGAGTTAATTTGAAATCAGCCTTCCGTACCCAGAGACAATTTTATTCATTTCCTACAATTTAGGGAGCACCTAGGATGAAATAAGTATTGTTTTTATTAATATGAAGAAAGGAACTATGGAGGACTCTTAAGCTAAGTAATGGTGATTTTCCATGTACCGATCAGTACAGCATCTGCAGCTTTCATGAACTAGTAGAACAGAAAATATCTAGGAGGAACTAGATATATTGTTTCATTGAGGAGAACACCTCGATGAACTTGATATCTGGGTTTGGATCTCACATGTACTGAGCTTAGCTCTCCTCCTAAGTCCTAATGATAAGCTTTACACTTAAAACTTAtttgctttcttttcttttgctgcTTTCTCACAGTTTTTGAATGGAAGGAAGACAAGGTGGGCCACATtaacatgcatgaagtattgaTGAGCCTAGCTGTAGAGTTGGACATTAGTCATTTCTATGGAGATCTGCATTCAGGAAGCAAGTATACTCTGGTTTCTGCGGTATGTGCTGAGACAATCCTTTGCTATCTATGTTCCTGAGGTTAACATgtgctttgcttttcttctaCGTTTTAGCACATTTAGTGTGCTATCAACCGAGGCTTGGGGTggggtgggtggggggggggcAATGGGGAATTAATTAACTTGGAAGGTGTTCAACTGTCATGATAATTAGAGGTGTGAATCCTCTATGACCGCTCTGCTAACAAATGTTAAGACTGGCTGTTATTCTTCCCTGGGATACACACATGATCATTTCTACTTTTTGTTTACTACAGATCCTTAAGTAAGCCCCAGATGAGATTTTAATATGGACTGCAATTTATACTTGTCAAATTAGTTGATTGAAATCATGAAATGTTCCATTGATTTCATCTTGAGAAAGTGGCGCTTCTGGTACATCATTGTAAATTTTGTGATATTTTCTTTTTCGACTGCTCAGTTGCTTGGCAATAGATGCTACACTGGTTCATTACTGTCAGGTTATCCCAAATGATAATACTTGCCTTACCAGCGCGGAGTTTTATTTCTGTTATTCTTGCAATACATCCTGTCTAATGCCTACCTTGGTAATTTTCACACTGTTTGTCAGGTCTGCTGTAATGATCAGGGGCAATACTTTTGCTTTGCTCGCGGCAACAACATATGGCTCATATATGACAACAACAGAAGACCCATGGTAATTCCCGATCAACTTTGCGTATTTATGTTTTGACTCACATTTGGTCGAGCATTACTCGATATCATTATTTGTGTTTGTTTTGTCCTTCCAGTATGCTGAATCCTGGGAAGCATCAATCCAGCAGTACAGTCAGGCCAACCTCTGTCCTGAAATCATCTTCTTTGAGCGTGTCGAGGATCCAGAATTGGGCACCCACCGCGACCAGACTGCGCCTTGAACCATTCCATTACTTTTAAGGTTTGATGTGGCTCAGTGGCTGTAGAGATTGGTTGGTTTTGCCATTGGAGGCTTGCTGATTGTTGTGGTGCTTGTTTGCTGGGGCGTTTTGAGTGGGCAAACTCCTGTGCTTTTGAGATCATCGTGCCCACGGCATTCATGCTCATGCATATATACTGGAGTACTTGACGTTCTCTGCTTGGCGATGGCGAGATCTGGCATTTCTTTGCTGGCCTCTGGATCATGTAGGGTAGGAAAGTAGTATCAGTCGTTTGTTTGTTCTTCCTTGTTGCTCCTGCAAATACCTTTATTGCTGTACATACAACAACGTTCTGTAACGCACAATTCTGGGTTCGTATATACGGCGATAGAGCTTGCCTTTTCTTTGATTACGAGTACTGATCTAGCAATGGATATGCATTTGCCTGCTCTCCACTGCAATTTTGTATATCTccggtactccctccgtctcataatataagagattttagataGATATgatatatactagtactacgaatctagataggcGTCACGTACCTCCAAAATCCTTAGAATTGGATGGAGGCAGTACCGCAGTAGTAGTGATTGTTATACCCACCCAACTATGCTCATCAGTAGTAGTGACGCAGTTTAGGCCCATCCATTTTTAAGCCCGTACTTCAGCCCATTTTTTTCGGCCGAAGCACGACGCGGCCCAAATACAAGGCGGAACATTCAATTTTTTACAAAgcaccctcccccccccccccccccttcctctctcctttcttcctCTTCCGACCTCTTTCCctctccacctccccctccctccttcccgcgCGCCGGCCCGCCGCTTCCAGAAACTTCCAGAATGGAagcgcggccaccgccgccgccgccgtacgtcttcctccgccttctcgagtgggccccacctcccctcccctctccctctggcggaggtgggccccaccaccccAAACGCCCCAATCCAAGTCACGcaaccgcctcctcccctcagCTCCCTTCTCCGGCCAACGGCTACATTTCCCTTCTCTCCTCGGAGACTTGCTCCCCACGCCATCTCATCCCCCTCCCACCACCCACCACGcaagccgcctcctcctccgcttcgGCATTTCGCCGAACacctcgcgcgcgcgggggcgcGGCGTCGTGAGGCGTCCCGCACGGGCGCCGCACCTCCACCCATGGCTGGCGTCGGGGAGCCGCGGCGGAGCCCGAGGAAGAGCAACCGGGACTGGCTGGACTGCGACCGGCGGTTCGCGCAGCAGGCCGACGGGGTGATCCTCCAGGTGCTCCGCCGGAGCCCGGACGCGGTCGAGCGCGCGACGCAGCTCATGTGCCGCTACAAGAAGTCGCCGCTCGCCTACGCCATCCTCGCGGAGGCGTGGCTCGCGTCCGGGAATCTGGTCATGGCGAAGACTCACCTCAGGAGCGCGACGGTGCTCGCCCCGCGCTGCCCGTACATCTCCTTGGCGCTCGCCGCGGTGCTCGTCCGCATGGGATCCTGGGAAGAGGCGGTGCGCGAGTGTGCCCGCGGCCTCGGCGCGTGGATGCCCACCGACCCGGCCAGGCACTCCCCCTTGCCGGAAGACAGCATCAACGCCATCGTCAGCTCCCCAAAGGTCAGCAGCAAAGGATTGCCGTCGAACGAGAAAGAATCCGCCTGCTGCGTTTCCGGGCCGAGAAGGGCAAGGGAATCGTGGCTCCAATTGCGTCGGTGGCGCCCAAGTGGCCGCCGGAGAGCGCCGACCTCGACCATGCTCGCCATCGCTGGAGCCGCATgagcgaggaggagcggcaaGCCTTCCTCACGGTGAGTTTTCAAGATATGAAGTCGCATTTCCTTTCAAGATCAGGAACGTCGCGGTGGCAGACGAGACGTGCGCTCTCAGGTGCTGAGGAGCTCGTCAACGGGTGTGGGTCGTTTTCGTATCGGCTTTGCCCTTTCTGCTTCGTCATCTTTGTGGATGCTACGGAGTTCATGTCGCACATCGACAGCTTCCACATTGCGGGTTGCAAGAAAGAATTGCGGTCATCAATGCCTGAAAGAGTAACTGGCTGTGAGATGGAGCTTCTCAAATCATGGAGATGGGAGCCGATGCCAAGCGATGGAGATGATTTGGCAGAGAGGGCATTGATCTTGAGCAAGCTTAAGAGCATTGTTTCTTGGCTCATTGATAAGGATGCCGTTTCTCTCAGCCTTCTGTACATCATGTACAAGTTCATCATGAGCCGGGTCAGGCCAGTAAAACCTTCTGTGATATCCATGTGCGGCTCCTGCGGGATTGGACAGTTGAGTTCTGCGCACCTCAAGGAACTGCTTGATTTGCTTAAGTGGCTTCCACATACCCATACAGACTATAAACAAGAGAACCAGAAGGATTCGCTTGGTTTGGCTACATGGATGGAAGAGTCAGGCACCTTGTTTTTTGATTATCGGAAGAATGCTTCAAGAAAAACTGATGATTCTAGCCAGCCAGATGAATTTTTTGACTGGCTATTCTGCGAATCTTTGCTTGAGGATCGCTGTGAATCATGGCTTGGCATGCGGGAAAAATGTGTTAATCTTGGACCTGCCATCTTTAAAAAGATAACTGAAGAATTGGATAAACTGAAGCTGAAATGCAGCTCATGTGAAGAACTAAAACAAAAAGGAGGTGTATATTTCCTTCCTAAGGCCATCCTTGAGAGTGATATTGACATCGAGCCTTATTTTTATGATGGGGTATCGCCTTCCTTTTTACTGCATTCTGTTTGCTCTTCAGTTTTGTAAACAGCATCTTGAACTTGTTGATCAATGCTTAAATCCTACTTGCTGTATTTGCAGATTGGCTCTGTACAGACTGAAATGCTATTAATTGATGCTGAGGTGGATTACCAGAAGAAAAGGCTTTTGGAAGCCTGTAAAGTGGATTATCTTGCAGCCATTTTACCTATTGCAAAGTCTTACCTTTGGGTCAGTACAGTTCTTCTATCACCAACTGATGAACTCCTATGCACTTTTTCTGTAACTTTTTCTTCAGTGTGCTATTTATTGTTGACAGGCCAAATTGAATAATAACCCCCCTGAGAAGGTTTTACCTCTTCCTCCACCAAATGGTCTTCAACTACAAGCTCCTTTGAATGTGATTCTCCGGGTAACTTGTGTTTGCCTCattcatttttctatatttagCTATTGCCTATTGGTTTAGTTTTCTCTAATTTCTGCTGACTATCTGCAGTCTTTGTGGCACATAAGGCGATTCCATGATACTCTCCAGAAGATTCCACGTGAATGTCGTGATGTTACAGTTGGAGACTTTCAAATTGAGAAGGAATTGCTTGAAATCTTTGATTCTTGGGATCTTGTGAAAGACGGCAAACCATGTGAACCAAGTGGTTCGACGAGATTTGCAGATTTTACAAGTTCTCTGATAAAAAAGGTCCGTTCCATTCACTATTTGTTTCCAACCTATTTAATTGCAATCTGTGACCTCCAGCAAAAGATAACACATACTTTTGTAACCAAAGTGTACCATCTCCATGTCTCTACAGTCTACTCTTAGTTATGTCAGATAAGTtgtaaatataaataaagtAGATAAGGTTCTACTCACTATACATTGTTCTGACTCCATAGTCCCCTTGAGCAACACTTTTAGCCATTTTGTGCACCTCAATCTGAAGTTCTTTGGAGCAGATTAGATTAAAATCCTTTTTGTCCGGATAGAATATGGCAGGTTAAATTCTGCAAATTATTCTGTGACTAATTTGATCCTTGAATAACCTTTATACTGTCCTTAGACTAGACCAGGTTCAGTTCTACTTCCATTTCTGCAGATAGGCTCATAGCTAATGAGAaaatgttttttgttttttgcagAGTGGAAAAATGACTGCATCCAAAATTGTGAAAAGCCTTTTTCAGAGGCTGCACTCGTCACATACTCCTTTGCATTTTGAGTTCAGGGGTGAAACTTCGGAACTGCAAACACCAACCGAGCCAAGTTTAGTGGGTTGTATATGCCTAGTGCATGATCTCTTTGGGTTACACCTTTATGAAAATAAATTCAACTGTCTGAATATGGTGCACACCAAATTTGCGTACTCTATTGAATTGGGCGCTGGAGGAGAAACTAAGGTGCACACTTCacagtgtattttttttccttccttttttttatatatttagttcCATTAGTTAGTAAACTAACATCTCTTCACTTTTTCAGTTCAAGTCTTTCAGCGAACTCTTGGTAGCTAGAGAGTCCAGGAATGGAAGTGTTGGGCAGAAGGTTGCCCAGTACTCTCTTTTATGTCCACCACGTTTGTTCATGACCGGTAGGGTTGCCTTCTCAACTGAACTGACATTTCAATGTAAATTGTTTGAATATGTTTCATCTATTTAGGAGAAAAAGTAAGGTCAGTGGATGAAATCATTTGATCGGTATGGcatatgatgttttttttttctgaaaagtgAAAACTAATTCAATCGTTGAATATAAAATATACCATATGTGCTAGGGTaacgataaaataaaaaaattaatcgcCATGACGTACCACTGAGTTAATTTCACATCATAAACCATTTTGTTCATTTCCAATAATTTAGGGAACACTTGGGAGGAAATAATTATTGCTTTTATTAATATGAAAAAAGGAACTATGGAGGACTCTTGTGCTGAGTAATGAGGGTCTTCTGTGAATTGATCGGTACTCCTGTGGTACATCTGCGTCTTCCATGAATTGAGCTAAGCGTAGAACTTAAATCAAGAATGTCTAGGAGGAACTAGATATATTGCTTCATTGAGGAGAAGACACCTAGATCAGAGCTAGAGGATGAATCTGGGTTGGGGATGTACACCTCCCATCTATTGAGCTTAGCTCTTATCCTAATGATAATATTTACAATTGCAAACTTATTTGATTTCTCTTATTTTGCTGTTTTCTCACAGTTTTTGATTGGGAGGATATCAATGGGAGCTACAAtaacatgcatgaagtattgaTCAGCTTAGCAACAGAGTTGGACATTAGTCATATCTACAGAGGTCTGCATTCAGGATGCATGTATACTCTGGTTTCTGCGGTATGTGCTGGGAGAAATCTCTGTTATCTTTGAAAATGTGAATTCACTTGTCCTGATATTGACATGTGTTTTCCTCTTCTTCTAAGTTTTAGTGTGCTCTCAACTGAGGCTGTCGGCTGTCCATTACTTCTACTAGGGGACATAGGGAGGAAGTAAATGTAGTTAGCCATTTGATTGTATTAGTTAGCTTGAAGCTGTTCAACTGTCACAATAATTGTACGTGTGAATCCTTTGTGGCTGCTCTGGTATCAAATGTTAAAGACTAGTTACTCTTCCCTGAGATACACATACGAGCATTTCTATTTTGGATGCTACTCATTAGCTATTACAGATCCTAAGTATTCTGCTCCCGGAGTGATTTTAAGATATGTTGTAATTTGTGCCGGAAATATATATTGTCATTTATGTTATACTTGTCAGATCAGTTAACTTGAAATATTTCTGTGCTATCATATTGAGAAAGTTACGCTTAT harbors:
- the LOC9266319 gene encoding uncharacterized protein gives rise to the protein MERPSNRDWSDCDPTFSAEANAAIRALRDTGAGADARARRLAARLVERYPGSPLAHTILAEGHRVRGRLEGARSSLERAAALAPGCPRTAFMLAAVLTRMGLFDEAMEVCDRSLLVPQPTDPARHLPYRRKRIVPKDAEHRIAYTRQGIRRLRLGAEKCRRTAVPLPPESALPAPDWPPESAEANLQVARDLWRGMSEEEQQAFLKVSFQDMKSYCRSGGELEMISLLSDAEHDQFVKLSASSSCWTCPLCGFKIILDEERFMVHMENFHIEHEEYKKLRSSLPKRIPDNEMELLKSWRWEPMPIDGDDLAERTEILSKLKKLVSQLIDMEAVSLCLLYIMHKFIMRRVRPVTPLVVSMCACCGIRQLSSAHLKELYEFLQKLTPILADYVHQKAQNGEQESQQDSLAVTTWLKETGTLSFDYGKIVSRNTDGSSNPDEIVDGLFHESLLEDPLVSWGGVWQRCLDLGPDILNKISEALNKLKVNCSSCEELKQKLGDVYFLPDAIFETDIDVKPYFDDGIGSVQVEMLLIDAEVDYQKKMLLEACKVDYLAAILPIAKACLRAKMNNNLRPPNGLELQAPLNIILRSLWHIRRFHDTLQKIPSKCTDVKDGNSQIGKTLCKIFDSWDNEKAGKPCDPCDSTRFADFTNSLVYKKDGQRKTAIDIVKFIFRRLHSSQTPLHFEFKGETLDHQTPVEPSFLGCICLVHDLFGLHIYENKFNCVNEVYTEYQYTTFLHSIDLGAVGKTKVESFSELLKARKSRIESCGHMVSQYSLECPPRLFMTVFEWKEDKVGHINMHEVLMSLAVELDISHFYGDLHSGSKYTLVSAVCCNDQGQYFCFARGNNIWLIYDNNRRPMYAESWEASIQQYSQANLCPEIIFFERVEDPELGTHRDQTAP
- the LOC9267933 gene encoding uncharacterized protein isoform X1, giving the protein MSEEERQAFLTVSFQDMKSHFLSRSGTSRWQTRRALSGAEELVNGCGSFSYRLCPFCFVIFVDATEFMSHIDSFHIAGCKKELRSSMPERVTGCEMELLKSWRWEPMPSDGDDLAERALILSKLKSIVSWLIDKDAVSLSLLYIMYKFIMSRVRPVKPSVISMCGSCGIGQLSSAHLKELLDLLKWLPHTHTDYKQENQKDSLGLATWMEESGTLFFDYRKNASRKTDDSSQPDEFFDWLFCESLLEDRCESWLGMREKCVNLGPAIFKKITEELDKLKLKCSSCEELKQKGGVYFLPKAILESDIDIEPYFYDGIGSVQTEMLLIDAEVDYQKKRLLEACKVDYLAAILPIAKSYLWAKLNNNPPEKVLPLPPPNGLQLQAPLNVILRSLWHIRRFHDTLQKIPRECRDVTVGDFQIEKELLEIFDSWDLVKDGKPCEPSGSTRFADFTSSLIKKSGKMTASKIVKSLFQRLHSSHTPLHFEFRGETSELQTPTEPSLVGCICLVHDLFGLHLYENKFNCLNMVHTKFAYSIELGAGGETKFKSFSELLVARESRNGSVGQKVAQYSLLCPPRLFMTVFDWEDINGSYNNMHEVLISLATELDISHIYRGLHSGCMYTLVSAVCCDDQRQYRCFAREKNRWIIYDGSTAEPAGSWQESIERYRQSKLRPEILFFERVE
- the LOC9267933 gene encoding uncharacterized protein isoform X4; protein product: MSEEERQAFLTIGSVQTEMLLIDAEVDYQKKRLLEACKVDYLAAILPIAKSYLWAKLNNNPPEKVLPLPPPNGLQLQAPLNVILRSLWHIRRFHDTLQKIPRECRDVTVGDFQIEKELLEIFDSWDLVKDGKPCEPSGSTRFADFTSSLIKKSGKMTASKIVKSLFQRLHSSHTPLHFEFRGETSELQTPTEPSLVGCICLVHDLFGLHLYENKFNCLNMVHTKFAYSIELGAGGETKFKSFSELLVARESRNGSVGQKVAQYSLLCPPRLFMTVFDWEDINGSYNNMHEVLISLATELDISHIYRGLHSGCMYTLVSAVCCDDQRQYRCFAREKNRWIIYDGSTAEPAGSWQESIERYRQSKLRPEILFFERVE
- the LOC9267933 gene encoding uncharacterized protein isoform X3, with the protein product MSEEERQAFLTVSFQDMKSHFLSRSGTSRWQTRRALSGAEELVNGCGSFSYRLCPFCFVIFVDATEFMSHIDSFHIAGCKKELRSSMPERVTGCEMELLKSWRWEPMPSDGDDLAERALILSKLKSIVSWLIDKDAVSLSLLYIMYKFIMSRVRPVKPSVISMCGSCGIGQLSSAHLKELLDLLKWLPHTHTDYKQENQKDSLGLATWMEESGTLFFDYRKNASRKTDDSSQPDEFFDWLFCESLLEDRCESWLGMREKCVNLGPAIFKKITEELDKLKLKCSSCEELKQKGGVYFLPKAILESDIDIEPYFYDGIGSVQTEMLLIDAEVDYQKKRLLEACKVDYLAAILPIAKSYLWAKLNNNPPEKVLPLPPPNGLQLQAPLNVILRSLWHIRRFHDTLQKIPRECRDVTVGDFQIEKELLEIFDSWDLVKDGKPCEPSGSTRFADFTSSLIKKSGKMTASKIVKSLFQRLHSSHTPLHFEFRGETSELQTPTEPSLVGCICLVHDLFGLHLYENKFNCLNMVHTKFAYSIELGAGGETKFKSFSELLVARESRNGSVGQKVAQYSLLCPPRLFMTVFDWEDINGSYNNMHEVLISLATELDISHIYRGLHSGCMYTLVSAF
- the LOC9267933 gene encoding uncharacterized protein isoform X2 yields the protein MSEEERQAFLTVSFQDMKSHFLSRSGTSRWQTRRALSGAEELVNGCGSFSYRLCPFCFVIFVDATEFMSHIDSFHIAGCKKELRSSMPERVTGCEMELLKSWRWEPMPSDGDDLAERALILSKLKSIVSWLIDKDAVSLSLLYIMYKFIMSRVRPVKPSVISMCGSCGIGQLSSAHLKELLDLLKWLPHTHTDYKQENQKDSLGLATWMEESGTLFFDYRKNASRKTDDSSQPDEFFDWLFCESLLEDRCESWLGMREKCVNLGPAIFKKITEELDKLKLKCSSCEELKQKGGVYFLPKAILESDIDIEPYFYDGIGSVQTEMLLIDAEVDYQKKRLLEACKVDYLAAILPIAKSYLWAKLNNNPPEKVLPLPPPNGLQLQAPLNVILRSLWHIRRFHDTLQKIPRECRDVTVGDFQIEKELLEIFDSWDLVKDGKPCEPSGSTRFADFTSSLIKKSGKMTASKIVKSLFQRLHSSHTPLHFEFRGETSELQTPTEPSLVGCICLVHDLFGLHLYENKFNCLNMVHTKFAYSIELGAGGETKFKSFSELLVARESRNGSVGQKVAQYSLLCPPRLFMTVFDWEDINGSYNNMHEVLISLATELDISHIYRGLHSGCMYTLVSACALN